From Algoriphagus sp. NG3, the proteins below share one genomic window:
- a CDS encoding outer membrane beta-barrel protein, whose product MNRILLSGIFILVSLSSLAQTSVGIRGGYSTSTYSYRPTPSTRATSVEGIDATTFALVFEHFNAKNAGIEVNLQFLRMGFAQSEEDSEPLRTNETQFDYLKIPMLSSFFLGRSGRFQIKLGPHLGYLLQAKDITREYADATPPEIPTYGGFEDKPRRIMYGLTAGAGISKLFGKSTIAGEVRFSYDFTNPEGQERIFDMSSTNLEFTLAYLFRIKESKSSKVVK is encoded by the coding sequence ATGAACAGAATTTTGCTTTCGGGCATTTTCATCTTGGTATCTCTTTCCTCACTTGCGCAGACCAGTGTGGGAATCAGAGGCGGCTATTCCACTTCTACCTATTCTTACCGTCCCACCCCCAGCACCCGGGCCACTTCTGTTGAGGGAATAGATGCAACGACTTTCGCTCTGGTTTTTGAGCATTTCAACGCAAAAAATGCCGGGATCGAGGTCAATCTACAATTTTTACGAATGGGATTTGCACAGAGTGAAGAAGATTCGGAGCCTCTCAGAACCAACGAGACCCAGTTTGACTACCTGAAAATCCCCATGCTATCAAGCTTTTTTTTAGGAAGATCAGGAAGATTCCAGATCAAATTAGGCCCTCATCTGGGCTATCTGCTCCAAGCTAAGGATATCACGCGGGAATATGCTGACGCCACTCCACCGGAAATACCAACTTATGGAGGCTTTGAGGACAAGCCTCGAAGAATCATGTACGGACTCACGGCAGGAGCAGGAATCTCCAAACTCTTTGGCAAAAGCACGATAGCCGGAGAAGTTAGGTTCTCTTATGATTTCACCAATCCAGAAGGACAAGAACGCATTTTCGACATGAGCTCGACTAATTTAGAATTCACCTTAGCATATCTTTTTAGAATTAAAGAATCCAAGAGTTCAAAAGTTGTAAAGTAA
- a CDS encoding RNA polymerase sigma factor, producing MNRSQLDHILKAHHRDAYLWARQCCSFEDELAKDVLQQSYLKILEGQAKLKDATKAKTWLFSIIRYTAIDQLRKSGKTVPLANCYDPEEIHEEIDATDYEGLIKRLPEMQREVILMVFYHQMTIAQSAEILQIGLGTARTHYDRGKKKLKELITKVQIQEEYGK from the coding sequence ATGAATCGCAGCCAGCTTGATCATATTCTCAAAGCCCACCACCGGGATGCATACCTCTGGGCCAGGCAATGTTGCTCCTTTGAGGATGAACTGGCAAAGGATGTGCTGCAGCAATCTTACCTGAAAATATTGGAAGGTCAGGCCAAGCTCAAGGATGCAACGAAAGCGAAAACCTGGCTCTTCTCTATCATCAGATATACGGCGATCGACCAACTGCGAAAATCCGGAAAAACAGTACCGCTGGCTAATTGCTATGATCCTGAAGAGATTCATGAAGAAATCGATGCGACGGACTATGAAGGGTTGATCAAGCGTCTGCCAGAAATGCAACGGGAAGTGATCCTAATGGTGTTTTATCACCAGATGACCATAGCCCAAAGTGCCGAAATCCTTCAGATCGGCCTAGGAACTGCGAGAACACATTACGATCGTGGGAAAAAGAAACTCAAAGAATTAATCACGAAGGTTCAAATCCAAGAGGAATATGGAAAATAA
- a CDS encoding DUF885 family protein: MKKLYLFLILCLISSYAFSTELVQTIQMYQADYGALRRLYSNTLSEEYFTRIQKFNQGYLSVLGEVNYNSLSEDGKIDYVLFRNYLEKQLAELAIEKASFDEIAGVLAFSGDLEEFYQGRRRAKKPEPELLAATWNDVAKQVDAQLKNLPSSPKYSSWQKADLAARAVESMNKVTGEAYGYYFDYDPMFTWWMPEPWEKLDESMKAYAKALRGHYTNSVKDDGSGIIGRPIGRDALQKQLAYEMIAYNPEELIAEAEKQFAWCEKEMLKASRELGFGDDWKAALEMVKESYLPAGEWPAEVIRLAEEATDYIESNDLITVPPLAKESWRTVMISAERQRVSPFFLGGESIQISYPTSEMSHEDKMMSMRGNNPHFSRATVHHELIPGHHLQQFMNQRNMTHRRMFGTPFWTEGWALYWEFILWDKDFPRDAKDKVGMLFWRMHRCARIIFSLNYHLEKMTPQECIDLLVDKVGHERANAEAEVRRSFEGGYGPLYQIAYMIGALEFYALRDEVVNSGRRTEKEYHDLIMSQNGMPVEILRARITGQTLKKDHKASWRFLD; the protein is encoded by the coding sequence ATGAAAAAACTCTACTTGTTCCTGATTTTGTGTTTGATTTCCTCCTACGCTTTTTCGACCGAATTAGTACAAACTATTCAGATGTACCAAGCTGACTATGGAGCATTGAGAAGGTTGTATTCCAACACTCTTTCTGAAGAGTATTTCACCAGAATCCAGAAGTTCAACCAAGGATATTTAAGCGTTTTGGGTGAGGTGAATTACAATTCTCTCTCTGAAGACGGGAAAATTGACTATGTGCTTTTTCGGAATTACCTGGAAAAACAACTTGCTGAACTTGCTATAGAAAAGGCCTCATTTGATGAAATCGCAGGAGTTTTGGCATTTTCCGGGGATTTGGAAGAATTTTATCAGGGAAGACGCCGGGCAAAGAAACCTGAGCCTGAGTTGCTCGCAGCCACTTGGAATGACGTCGCAAAACAGGTAGATGCCCAATTGAAAAACTTGCCTTCTTCCCCAAAATACTCCAGTTGGCAGAAAGCAGATCTTGCGGCAAGGGCGGTGGAGTCCATGAATAAAGTAACAGGGGAAGCATATGGCTATTACTTCGACTATGATCCCATGTTTACCTGGTGGATGCCCGAACCTTGGGAAAAACTGGATGAAAGTATGAAAGCCTATGCCAAAGCTTTGCGCGGGCACTATACGAATTCAGTGAAAGACGATGGAAGTGGTATCATAGGGAGACCAATCGGTAGAGATGCCCTGCAGAAACAGTTGGCTTATGAGATGATTGCCTATAATCCGGAGGAACTGATCGCTGAAGCTGAGAAGCAATTTGCATGGTGTGAGAAAGAAATGCTAAAAGCTTCCAGAGAATTGGGATTCGGAGATGACTGGAAAGCGGCGTTGGAAATGGTGAAAGAATCCTATTTACCGGCGGGAGAGTGGCCTGCAGAAGTGATTCGACTGGCCGAGGAAGCTACTGACTATATAGAATCAAATGATCTGATCACGGTACCGCCTTTGGCAAAAGAATCTTGGCGGACAGTCATGATCTCCGCTGAGCGCCAGCGGGTAAGTCCATTCTTCCTGGGAGGGGAATCCATACAGATTTCTTATCCGACTTCAGAGATGAGCCATGAGGATAAAATGATGAGTATGCGGGGAAACAATCCGCATTTCTCAAGAGCGACAGTTCATCATGAACTGATTCCGGGCCATCATCTGCAACAGTTTATGAATCAGCGGAACATGACACATCGTCGGATGTTTGGAACCCCATTTTGGACAGAGGGCTGGGCATTATACTGGGAGTTTATACTTTGGGATAAGGATTTTCCAAGAGATGCAAAGGATAAGGTGGGGATGTTGTTCTGGAGAATGCACCGGTGCGCACGCATCATCTTCTCTCTTAATTACCATTTGGAAAAGATGACACCTCAAGAATGTATTGATCTATTGGTGGATAAGGTTGGTCACGAACGTGCCAATGCTGAAGCTGAGGTGCGGAGGTCTTTTGAGGGCGGATATGGCCCTTTGTATCAAATAGCCTATATGATAGGAGCCTTGGAATTCTATGCGTTAAGGGATGAGGTGGTGAATTCCGGAAGGAGGACCGAGAAAGAATATCACGACCTGATCATGAGCCAAAATGGGATGCCTGTGGAAATCCTAAGGGCAAGGATCACTGGTCAGACATTGAAAAAAGACCATAAGGCAAGTTGGCGGTTTTTGGATTAA
- a CDS encoding Spy/CpxP family protein refolding chaperone, with the protein MKKILFLYLMLSAGFATAQDLFQKNLYSADRVMELRNELDLSEAQATKIKKIHSENAGKFSTMKWDLDDETKKLKALLDETKIDQVAVQKQMDKVLALENSLKKQQLSTMVSIKNELSLEQQEILQTSRVQTVNGISIAGYGAKSVTPATSVRGYSPNYKVGKPLYGTASTSSSSSPSVIVQGLSSNQENAPLYILDTEKGNKELKDFSGINPNDIESINVLKDKSATDLYGERGKNGVIIIKLKEAPKK; encoded by the coding sequence ATGAAAAAAATACTCTTCCTATACCTTATGCTGTCTGCGGGATTTGCAACAGCCCAAGACCTCTTTCAGAAAAACCTATACTCTGCAGATCGGGTAATGGAACTCAGAAATGAACTTGACCTCAGTGAGGCACAAGCCACTAAAATCAAGAAAATCCACAGTGAAAATGCAGGTAAGTTCAGTACCATGAAGTGGGATCTGGATGATGAGACCAAAAAGCTTAAAGCACTTCTTGACGAAACTAAAATAGATCAAGTAGCTGTACAAAAACAAATGGACAAAGTATTAGCGCTAGAAAACTCACTGAAAAAACAGCAGCTGAGCACCATGGTCTCCATCAAAAATGAATTAAGCCTCGAACAGCAAGAGATCCTTCAAACGTCTCGAGTTCAAACTGTAAATGGAATTAGCATTGCAGGATATGGTGCAAAATCAGTTACTCCAGCAACATCTGTCCGAGGTTACTCACCAAACTACAAAGTAGGTAAACCGCTTTACGGCACAGCAAGTACTAGCTCTTCATCCAGTCCTAGTGTAATAGTCCAAGGTTTAAGCTCAAATCAAGAAAATGCTCCTCTTTATATCTTGGATACCGAAAAAGGCAATAAAGAATTAAAAGATTTTAGCGGCATTAACCCAAATGATATTGAGAGCATTAATGTACTCAAAGATAAATCTGCAACTGATTTGTATGGTGAAAGAGGAAAAAATGGCGTAATCATCATTAAGCTGAAAGAAGCTCCTAAAAAGTAA
- a CDS encoding ABC transporter ATP-binding protein encodes MELKINTLSKTYPNGVRALNDVSLTIPQGMFGLLGPNGAGKSTLMRTIATLQDVDSGSIMLDGINILEDKQAVRERLGYLPQDFGLYPRINAEVMLDHIAQMKGIGKRSDRKYLVESLLQKVNLFKDRKKGLGTFSGGMRQRFGIAQALVGNPSLIIVDEPTAGLDPSERNRFYNLLSEIGENTIVILSTHIVEDVNTLCSNMAIICQGEVLMQGKPKEGIDTVQGKIYKKAIHKEELNNYRNEYQVISTKLIEGKLSLRIESALDPGNGFEPVPADLEDVYFSNISKKVDPITI; translated from the coding sequence ATGGAATTAAAGATTAACACACTGTCAAAGACCTATCCCAACGGAGTCCGGGCTTTAAATGATGTTTCATTAACTATTCCTCAAGGAATGTTCGGCTTGCTCGGGCCAAACGGAGCTGGCAAATCCACCCTTATGAGGACTATAGCAACACTGCAGGATGTCGATAGCGGAAGTATTATGCTCGATGGAATCAATATCTTGGAAGACAAACAAGCCGTAAGGGAAAGGCTGGGTTATTTACCTCAGGATTTTGGGTTATATCCCAGAATCAATGCTGAAGTGATGCTGGACCACATAGCCCAGATGAAAGGAATAGGCAAGAGATCAGATCGAAAATACCTGGTAGAAAGCCTCTTACAAAAAGTGAATCTCTTCAAGGACCGCAAAAAAGGACTTGGCACTTTCTCAGGTGGAATGCGCCAGCGTTTTGGGATTGCACAAGCTTTGGTAGGCAACCCTTCACTGATCATCGTGGATGAACCTACTGCGGGGCTAGACCCCTCCGAACGGAACAGGTTCTATAATCTGCTGTCAGAAATTGGAGAAAATACGATCGTAATTCTATCTACGCATATTGTGGAAGATGTCAATACCCTCTGCTCTAATATGGCGATCATCTGCCAAGGAGAAGTGCTGATGCAGGGCAAGCCTAAAGAAGGGATAGATACCGTACAAGGTAAAATCTATAAAAAAGCCATCCATAAAGAGGAGCTAAACAACTATAGAAATGAATATCAGGTAATTTCTACCAAACTGATAGAAGGGAAATTAAGCTTACGGATTGAGAGCGCCTTGGATCCCGGAAATGGATTTGAACCGGTTCCTGCCGACCTGGAAGATGTGTACTTCAGCAATATTTCCAAAAAAGTAGATCCTATCACTATCTAA
- a CDS encoding ABC transporter permease/M1 family aminopeptidase has protein sequence MFLDIFTFELRYRFSRPATYSYFGLLLVVAMLLIGFGNTPASEKVYHNAPIIIANLQLLISLFGILIASAVMGVPLYRDLEHKTGTFLFSYPISKFAYFMGRFWGSFVTLLFISLGSLIGIFLGSLLGPVFGTDALRYGPNELVNYLHPWLTLTLPNLWFAATLFFALIVFTRNIKSIYSGGIVVFIAYLLANFLANDIENKDLVQLLDPFGLNTFDYQTRYLTPFEQNNFILPLEGNLMLNRLLWSGIGLVFFIAAYFRFSFSYFFKTVQKKPEKEGTKSLAASIPQVISKGTFDNRYQWNSFLTLTKIEVQNITKDVYFRSILLGGMVFLIIDFWIGNTLYSVPNFPSTSFLMEYKTFDYNLFVFIIIVFFTGETLHRDKSSGYSVINDTFPVKDGAVIASKFSGMAFVCLLLATLPVVVGLIIQTLKGYFNYDFGVYFVDSYLISLPDYLQMVMLVFAVHLVVNNKFTGHATAIGVWVLIIILREFANYDFNLFFFSYKPSYRWSDMNGLGHFGEPLFWFNLYWTAFGIFLILFFSIFFSRGTENSFKSRLINARKKTGKKTALISYAFLLIAISSGAYIYHATVYTNTYRTSKEGEKRQVAYEKQMKQYEFIPQPKITKVNLKADLYPLERDAYFEARLELVNKSETPIDSIHFNSTELTSFEVLYNGSELPYRYPLVYEPAKFQVFGKKDERKWYKITALPQTMMPGDTLELVIKSNVINDKFPNSGFGRELVYNGSFIAGVMPDIGYSSQNELDSDEKRREYELPEKPEDLPPHDDPYGRKTLLFSDEADFIQFEATVSTIPSQVAVAPGYLQKEWIEDDRRYFHYVQDTPIQSFYSVLSAEYEILEDKTTLPGGQEIAIEIYYQKGHEYNLDRFIQSYKDGLAYFSETYGPFQFRQMRILEFPRYAGFAQSFPNTVPFAESFGWVADFSDPNSFDYVYYVTAHELAHQWWGHQITPNYTRGSNLISEALAEYSALVLSERKYGKANMKRFLKDELDSYLRGRSNESKKENAFINCNRAYQWYYKGSLILYGLRDLIGEAAIDSALYNFNAEFGMRASPPFPGSADLYRQLDAFTPDSLKYYLDDTWNKITLYDNKAEEVTATKLADGAYDVTLKFKSRKLYADSAGQESNAEYEGDYIDVGIFAADDRDENGKDRVNPIFVEKYKLKPGETTLTIRVKGEPAKAGIDPYNKLIDRIPDDNTISVTFN, from the coding sequence ATGTTTCTAGACATTTTCACTTTTGAGCTGAGATACCGGTTTAGTCGACCGGCTACCTATAGCTACTTTGGATTGTTGCTCGTCGTAGCCATGCTCCTGATTGGGTTCGGAAATACTCCCGCTTCCGAAAAAGTATATCATAATGCCCCCATAATCATTGCGAATCTCCAGTTATTGATTTCTCTTTTTGGGATTTTAATAGCCTCCGCTGTGATGGGTGTGCCGCTCTATCGGGATCTGGAGCACAAAACAGGCACTTTCCTGTTCAGTTACCCTATTTCCAAATTCGCCTATTTCATGGGTAGATTTTGGGGTTCTTTTGTGACATTGCTGTTTATTTCCTTGGGCAGTTTGATTGGGATTTTTCTGGGAAGTTTGCTTGGCCCTGTATTCGGAACTGATGCATTGAGGTATGGGCCAAATGAGCTCGTGAACTACCTTCATCCTTGGCTGACATTGACGCTACCCAATCTATGGTTTGCTGCGACTCTATTCTTTGCGCTGATTGTGTTCACACGCAATATCAAATCCATTTATTCAGGCGGAATCGTGGTGTTCATAGCGTACTTGTTGGCAAATTTCTTGGCTAATGATATCGAAAACAAAGACCTCGTCCAGCTCTTGGATCCATTCGGACTAAATACTTTTGATTATCAAACAAGGTATTTGACGCCATTTGAACAGAATAATTTTATTCTTCCTTTGGAGGGTAACCTTATGCTGAATAGACTGCTATGGTCTGGAATAGGATTGGTGTTCTTTATTGCAGCATATTTCCGGTTTAGTTTTAGTTACTTCTTCAAAACTGTTCAGAAAAAACCGGAAAAAGAAGGTACTAAATCTCTTGCCGCAAGTATTCCACAAGTAATCAGTAAAGGCACTTTCGACAATAGGTATCAATGGAATAGCTTTCTGACACTCACAAAGATTGAAGTACAGAATATTACAAAAGACGTGTATTTCAGATCAATCCTATTGGGCGGCATGGTCTTTCTGATCATAGACTTTTGGATTGGAAACACACTATATAGTGTGCCTAATTTCCCTTCCACCTCCTTCCTGATGGAGTACAAGACCTTTGATTACAACCTCTTCGTCTTTATTATTATTGTCTTTTTCACAGGAGAAACACTCCATCGGGATAAGTCTTCCGGGTATTCGGTGATCAATGATACTTTTCCTGTAAAAGACGGTGCGGTAATCGCTTCCAAGTTTTCGGGTATGGCATTTGTCTGCCTGCTTCTGGCCACACTTCCTGTTGTGGTCGGCCTAATAATCCAGACACTCAAAGGCTATTTCAACTATGACTTCGGCGTTTACTTCGTAGACAGCTATCTCATTTCACTCCCCGATTACCTCCAAATGGTTATGCTTGTTTTTGCAGTGCATCTGGTCGTAAACAATAAATTCACAGGACATGCGACAGCCATAGGAGTTTGGGTATTGATTATCATCCTACGGGAATTTGCCAATTATGATTTCAATCTTTTCTTCTTCTCCTACAAACCTTCGTACCGATGGAGCGACATGAACGGGTTGGGACATTTTGGGGAGCCATTATTCTGGTTCAATTTGTACTGGACTGCATTTGGAATCTTCCTGATCTTATTCTTTAGTATTTTCTTCAGCAGGGGAACTGAAAACTCCTTCAAAAGCAGACTTATTAATGCCCGCAAAAAAACCGGCAAAAAGACAGCCCTGATTTCCTATGCCTTTTTGCTGATAGCAATTTCATCGGGAGCTTACATCTACCATGCTACTGTCTATACCAATACCTACCGGACTTCCAAAGAGGGCGAAAAAAGACAAGTGGCGTATGAAAAACAGATGAAGCAATATGAGTTTATCCCCCAGCCCAAAATCACGAAAGTCAACCTAAAAGCCGATCTCTATCCGTTGGAAAGAGATGCCTATTTTGAAGCGCGGCTGGAGTTGGTAAACAAGTCCGAGACCCCCATAGACTCCATACATTTCAACAGCACGGAGTTGACATCATTTGAGGTTTTGTACAACGGCTCTGAATTGCCTTACCGATATCCACTGGTATATGAACCGGCCAAGTTTCAGGTTTTTGGTAAAAAAGATGAGCGCAAATGGTACAAGATTACGGCACTTCCACAGACGATGATGCCAGGTGACACGCTTGAGCTGGTAATCAAAAGCAATGTGATTAACGATAAATTCCCTAACTCCGGCTTTGGAAGGGAATTAGTTTACAATGGTTCCTTTATTGCCGGAGTGATGCCTGATATAGGATATTCTTCTCAAAATGAATTGGATAGTGATGAGAAGCGAAGAGAATACGAACTCCCCGAAAAACCTGAAGACCTCCCTCCGCACGACGATCCATATGGGCGGAAAACGCTTCTATTCTCGGACGAAGCTGATTTTATCCAGTTTGAGGCTACCGTGAGTACCATTCCAAGTCAAGTCGCCGTAGCGCCGGGATATTTGCAAAAAGAATGGATTGAGGATGACAGAAGATATTTTCACTATGTGCAAGACACTCCGATACAGTCATTTTATTCCGTGCTATCTGCGGAATATGAAATCTTGGAAGACAAAACGACACTTCCCGGCGGGCAGGAAATTGCTATTGAGATTTATTATCAGAAAGGGCATGAATACAATTTAGACCGCTTCATCCAATCGTACAAAGATGGTCTGGCGTATTTTTCCGAGACGTACGGGCCATTTCAATTCAGGCAAATGCGAATTTTGGAATTCCCCCGATATGCCGGATTTGCACAATCCTTCCCTAATACTGTTCCATTTGCGGAAAGCTTTGGTTGGGTAGCTGATTTCTCCGATCCGAACAGTTTCGATTACGTCTATTATGTGACAGCTCATGAACTGGCGCATCAATGGTGGGGACATCAGATTACGCCCAATTATACCCGTGGATCCAATTTGATTTCTGAAGCATTGGCTGAATATTCAGCTTTGGTGCTTTCCGAAAGAAAATACGGAAAAGCGAACATGAAGCGGTTCTTGAAAGATGAGCTCGATAGTTACTTGAGAGGAAGATCCAATGAAAGCAAAAAGGAAAACGCATTCATTAACTGTAATCGAGCCTATCAGTGGTATTACAAGGGCAGTTTGATTTTATATGGCTTGAGGGATTTGATCGGTGAGGCTGCCATCGATAGCGCATTGTATAATTTCAATGCCGAATTTGGGATGAGGGCCAGTCCACCTTTCCCCGGAAGTGCTGATCTATACAGGCAGCTAGATGCTTTTACTCCGGACAGTCTCAAGTACTACCTGGATGATACTTGGAATAAAATCACGCTCTACGACAATAAAGCTGAAGAAGTGACTGCCACAAAACTAGCAGACGGAGCATATGATGTAACGCTAAAATTTAAATCCCGGAAACTGTATGCGGATTCCGCAGGACAAGAATCCAATGCTGAATACGAGGGTGATTACATCGATGTCGGAATCTTTGCTGCCGATGATCGGGATGAGAATGGAAAAGACCGGGTGAACCCAATTTTCGTCGAAAAATATAAACTCAAACCCGGGGAGACAACCCTAACCATTAGAGTAAAAGGAGAACCCGCAAAAGCCGGAATCGATCCCTACAACAAATTAATTGATCGAATACCTGATGATAATACAATCAGTGTAACTTTCAATTAA